From Mucilaginibacter inviolabilis, a single genomic window includes:
- a CDS encoding DUF6443 domain-containing protein yields MKIIKRLTIALSLWLGVINAGAQTPIQVTAPMTGTPTAGSYFSYSGITLSPNFSFTAAAGSSLSLYIANPDCQPLLNSFNQDQNYIVTSVPRVGGMKTVGSTPNSGDFANRTSCDLMQTVQYFDGLGRPLQTVQVKGSTANKDMVQPVVYDQFGREVQKYLPYAAQGTADGSYKSTAISDQGTFYNSPPSTSGVSINTAPYAITNFEPSPLNRIVEQGAPGAVWQPNGTSGHTNKVDYTTNNTTALSDVNNSYLVALYTVTINSDQSRTLNWTAGANGNYTTGQLYVTINKDENWVSGKVGTTEEYKDKEGHVVLKRTFNQVGTTVQVLSTYYIYDDRGNLAFVLPPNSGADAGITSTANQTTLDNLCYQYRYDERNRLTEKKLPGKGWEFIIYNKLDQVIFTQDANQRNQTPQIWTYTQYDAMGRVVVSGLWNSAGASGSNGDTNQSKPDHTLKNWLISWANAQTTLWLSPDGTTPTGYSNIDPRGTVLQVNYYDDYNNMPGLPAGYLVSSGVSTMTKGLLTASKTAVLNNPSDYLWMVHYYDDKGRETQLFKQHYLGGVASPYNYDQITNTYNNITSELTDSKRDHYTKNAGNTAAVKAVTIGNTYVYDHMGRKIQIKEQIGGGPNILLSQTDYNEIGQVQTKHLHGASGAAPFLQNIAYTYNERGWLTGNSAPLFAMQLIYNNGNAAPFNGNISNQTWQVQNGANKTYNYSYDALNRLTAGISNEGYSEQGIDYDLAGNIQHLTRQSAAYTYVYTGNQLQSVSGLTTGTYQYDPNGNVKFDARTQKNITYNLLNLPQSITATGFNLSYTYDAAGQKLRKNNGATTTDYISGIQYENGNIIFIQTEEGRAINSGGSYLYEYSLTDHLGNSRLSFDQNSATAIKQQDDYYPFGMEISRGTVVSPKNEYLYNKKELQEELGQYDYGARFYDAVIARWGSIDAFAERYDGISPYSYGGLNPIVNIDVHGDSLMMFKNGVYQFTVDNGKKEMTGFNQESTRDKDGKETFTGGQSFEFNDIKLDEGDLKTKKEKLKILSQSDVENFMKNSGADKQGFFSRWGYTLQESNGNNLYGSGNLDFRAGHGINHEGTMYVINGVGYNGDDAGNYLWGYAMARMGFTSSLTAIASNANAWWSAKTSNGQGSTSRNSLIRWFENRTWTGDAVADQRAILKGYNDAGGYFKYKWRSVKISFFGEK; encoded by the coding sequence ATGAAAATTATAAAAAGACTTACAATAGCCCTTAGTTTATGGCTTGGGGTAATAAATGCCGGTGCACAGACACCTATCCAGGTAACAGCTCCAATGACGGGAACACCAACGGCGGGTTCTTACTTCAGTTACAGCGGCATTACGTTGAGTCCGAATTTTAGTTTTACCGCAGCAGCAGGCAGCAGCCTGAGCCTGTATATAGCCAACCCGGATTGTCAGCCACTATTGAACAGTTTCAACCAGGACCAAAATTATATCGTAACCAGTGTACCGAGAGTTGGCGGCATGAAAACGGTGGGTTCAACACCGAACTCAGGAGATTTTGCAAACAGGACCAGCTGTGACCTGATGCAGACGGTACAATATTTCGATGGATTGGGCAGGCCCTTGCAAACGGTTCAGGTAAAAGGTAGTACGGCGAATAAAGATATGGTACAACCCGTAGTCTATGACCAGTTCGGACGGGAAGTACAAAAATACCTGCCTTATGCAGCGCAGGGTACGGCAGACGGAAGTTATAAAAGTACGGCGATCAGTGACCAGGGCACTTTTTATAATAGCCCTCCATCAACTTCAGGTGTATCAATAAATACGGCGCCGTATGCTATTACGAACTTTGAACCTTCACCCCTGAACCGGATAGTAGAACAGGGCGCTCCCGGAGCAGTTTGGCAACCCAACGGTACCAGCGGACATACGAATAAAGTAGATTATACAACCAATAACACCACAGCCCTGAGCGATGTAAACAACAGCTACCTGGTAGCCCTGTATACAGTTACGATCAACAGCGACCAGAGCCGGACCCTCAACTGGACAGCCGGAGCCAATGGAAACTATACCACCGGTCAGTTGTATGTGACCATCAATAAAGATGAGAACTGGGTGAGCGGTAAGGTCGGAACCACTGAAGAATATAAAGATAAAGAAGGACATGTGGTGCTAAAACGAACATTTAATCAGGTGGGTACTACGGTACAAGTATTGTCGACCTATTATATATATGACGATCGGGGTAACCTAGCCTTTGTACTGCCACCAAACAGCGGCGCCGATGCAGGCATTACCAGTACTGCTAATCAAACTACACTGGATAATCTATGCTATCAATATCGTTACGATGAACGAAACCGACTGACAGAGAAAAAGTTACCAGGAAAAGGTTGGGAGTTCATAATATACAATAAACTAGACCAGGTGATTTTTACCCAGGATGCCAACCAACGAAACCAAACCCCACAGATATGGACTTACACCCAATATGACGCGATGGGACGAGTGGTGGTCAGCGGATTGTGGAATTCAGCCGGAGCCTCGGGAAGTAATGGGGACACTAACCAAAGCAAACCAGATCATACCCTGAAGAACTGGCTGATCAGTTGGGCCAATGCCCAGACCACACTATGGCTAAGCCCGGATGGCACTACACCGACAGGTTATAGTAATATAGACCCCAGGGGAACGGTACTGCAGGTAAATTATTATGATGACTATAACAATATGCCGGGTCTGCCAGCTGGTTACCTGGTAAGCAGCGGCGTAAGCACGATGACCAAAGGACTGTTAACAGCAAGTAAAACCGCGGTACTAAACAACCCCTCAGATTATCTGTGGATGGTACATTATTATGACGATAAGGGGCGGGAAACACAATTGTTTAAACAACACTACCTGGGTGGCGTAGCCAGCCCCTATAATTATGACCAGATCACCAATACCTACAATAATATTACCAGTGAACTGACAGACAGCAAACGGGATCATTATACTAAAAATGCCGGCAATACAGCCGCAGTAAAAGCCGTAACGATAGGCAATACCTATGTTTACGATCATATGGGCCGTAAGATCCAGATCAAAGAACAAATTGGAGGAGGCCCGAATATACTGTTAAGTCAAACCGATTATAACGAAATCGGCCAGGTGCAGACCAAACATCTGCACGGGGCCTCAGGAGCAGCGCCATTCCTGCAAAATATCGCTTATACATATAACGAGAGGGGTTGGTTAACAGGCAACAGTGCCCCCTTGTTTGCCATGCAGTTAATTTATAATAATGGTAATGCTGCTCCATTTAATGGCAATATCAGCAACCAGACCTGGCAGGTACAGAACGGGGCAAATAAAACGTATAACTATAGCTATGATGCACTGAACAGGCTAACGGCAGGTATCTCGAATGAAGGCTATAGCGAACAAGGTATAGATTATGATCTGGCAGGAAACATCCAGCATTTAACCCGTCAAAGTGCCGCGTACACGTATGTCTACACCGGGAACCAGCTACAATCGGTAAGTGGCTTAACGACAGGAACATACCAATATGATCCCAATGGCAACGTCAAATTCGATGCCCGCACCCAAAAGAACATCACCTATAACTTGCTGAACTTACCACAGAGTATCACCGCAACAGGCTTTAACCTGAGCTATACCTACGATGCAGCAGGCCAAAAGCTACGGAAGAACAACGGGGCCACGACAACTGATTATATCAGTGGTATCCAGTATGAAAACGGCAATATCATTTTTATCCAAACCGAGGAGGGGCGTGCTATCAACAGCGGAGGCAGTTACCTGTATGAATACAGCCTGACGGATCATTTGGGCAACTCGCGATTAAGCTTTGATCAGAACTCGGCAACAGCGATCAAACAGCAGGATGATTATTATCCATTCGGGATGGAGATATCAAGAGGCACTGTTGTAAGTCCGAAGAATGAGTATCTTTATAATAAGAAGGAATTACAGGAGGAATTGGGGCAGTACGATTACGGCGCAAGGTTCTATGACGCAGTAATTGCCAGGTGGGGCAGCATTGATGCTTTTGCTGAAAGATATGACGGGATTAGTCCTTACAGTTATGGAGGTTTAAATCCCATAGTTAATATTGATGTTCATGGGGATAGTTTAATGATGTTTAAGAACGGGGTTTATCAATTCACCGTAGATAATGGAAAAAAGGAGATGACCGGTTTTAATCAGGAGTCAACGAGAGATAAGGATGGCAAGGAAACATTTACTGGTGGTCAATCGTTTGAGTTTAATGACATCAAGTTAGATGAAGGGGATCTCAAAACAAAAAAAGAGAAATTAAAAATTTTGTCGCAGAGTGATGTTGAAAATTTCATGAAGAACAGTGGCGCAGATAAACAGGGTTTTTTTTCGAGGTGGGGTTATACATTACAAGAAAGTAACGGAAATAATCTTTATGGTAGTGGTAATTTGGATTTTAGAGCCGGGCATGGCATTAATCACGAGGGGACAATGTACGTAATCAATGGTGTTGGTTATAATGGTGATGACGCAGGAAATTACCTTTGGGGTTATGCGATGGCCAGAATGGGATTCACAAGTTCATTAACTGCCATTGCATCTAACGCAAATGCGTGGTGGTCGGCTAAGACAAGTAACGGGCAAGGAAGTACTTCCCGGAATAGCTTGATTAGATGGTTTGAAAATAGAACCTGGACAGGCGATGCGGTAGCAGACCAAAGAGCAATTCTAAAAGGATATAATGATGCTGGCGGTTATTTTAAATATAAATGGCGATCTGTAAAAATATCGTTTTTCGGAGAAAAATAA